TATTGAAAAAGAAATATGTCGGCTTTATGAATACAAAATAGAGTATGGGTTGACTAAGTCAACCTTCTATTTTGTTTTTAAATAAGTCTGTCTATAGAAGGCAGATTTATTTGAAAACAAAACTAATTAGAAACATATGCTTTCTAAGGATTATCTTTAAAGGAGAATCAAATGCATCTTTTAATCATGGGTCTACCTGGTGCAGGTAAAGGAACTCAAGCTGCAAAAATTGTTGACACTTATGGTGTCTCACATATTTCAACAGGCGACATGTTCCGCGCTGCCATGAAAAATGAAACTGAGATGGGTAAACTTGCTAAATCATTTATTGATAAAGGTGAGTTAGTTCCTGATGAAGTGACTAATGGTATTGTCAAAGAACGTCTTGCGGAGTCTGATATCAAAGAAAATGGTTTCTTGTTAGACGGTTATCCACGTACTCTGGAACAAGCACATGCTTTGGATAAAACGTTAGCAGAATTAGGTTTAACACTTGATGGCGTTATCAACATTGATGTCAATCCTGATAGTCTCGTAGAACGTTTAAGTGGTCGTATCATCCACAAGGAAACCGGAGAAACCTTCCATAAAGTTTTCAACCCACCAGCAGGTGAATACAATGAAGATGATTACTACCAGCGCGAAGATGACAAGCCAGAGACTGTTAAACGTCGCTTGGATGTTAATATCGCACAAGGTCAACCAATCTTAGATCATTATCGTGAGCAAAATCTTGTGACAGATATTGAAGGAAATCAAGAAATCGACCAAGTATTTAAAGATGTTAAGGAAGCAATTGATCGCATCAAATAATTGATAAATCTTGCTTGCTATATAGACATAGTTGTGGTAGAATAACTTAGTCTGACTTATAATTGTTACCTCTGTTTTCAGAGGAAATCAAATCGAAATTTAGAGGGGGACTTTTGCGTGGCAAAAGAAGACGTGATTGAAATTGAAGGTAAGGTTGTAGAAACCATGCCTAATGCTATGTTTACAGTTGAATTAGAAAATGGACACCAAATTTTGGCGACTGTTTCAGGAAAAATCCGTAAAAATTACATTCGTATTTTAGTAGGTGACCGTGTGACAGTTGAGATGAGTCCATATGATTTGACGCGTGGGCGTATCACATACCGCTTTAAATAATCGAAATAATTGGAGGGATAGAACATGAAGGTAAGACCATCGGTTAAACCAATTTGCGAACACTGTAAAGTGATTCGTCGTAATGGCCGTGTTATGGTAATTTGTCCAACAAATCCAAAACACAAACAACGTCAAGGATAATATAGAAAGGAGAAAAAATGGCTCGTATTGCTGGAGTTGATATTCCAAATGATAAACGTGTAGTAATTTCACTTACTTATGTATATGGGATCGGATTAACAACATCTAAAAAAATCTTGGCTGCTGCAGGCGTATCAGAAGATATCCGTGTTAAAGATTTAACAACAGATCAAGAAGATGCTATCCGTCGTGAAGTTGATGCAATTAAAGTTGAAGGTGACCTCCGTCGTGAAGTTAACTTGAACATTAAACGTTTGATGGAAATCGGTTCATACCGTGGTATCCGTCACCGTCGTGGACTTCCTGTCCGTGGACAAAATACAAAAAACAATGCTCGTACTCGTAAAGGTAAAGCTGTTGTGATTGCAGGGAAGAAAAAATAAAATAGGAGGTAAATAAATTGGCTAAACCAACACGTAAACGTCGTGTGAAAAAGAATATCGAGTCAGGTATTGCTCACATTCACGCTACATTTAACAACACTATTGTTATGATTACAGATGTGCACGGTAACGCTCTCGCTTGGTCATCAGCTGGTGCTCTTGGATTTAAAGGTTCTCGTAAATCTACTCCATTTGCAGCTCAAATGGCTTCAGAAGCAGCTGCTAAATCAGCTCAAGAACACGGTTTGAAAACTGTTGAAGTGACTGTTAAAGGCCCAGGTTCAGGTCGTGAATCAGCTATTCGTGCTCTTGCTGCTGCTGGTCTTGAAGTGACTGCCATTCGCGATGTTACTCCTGTACCACATAATGGTGCTCGTCCTCCAAAACGTCGTCGTGTGTAATCATTAACTATACAGTACACAGATTCGTTTCGAGGGGTAAATAAATGATTGAGTTTGAAAAACCAATAATAACAAAAATTGATGAAAATAAAGATTACGGTAAGTTTGTCATCGAACCGCTTGAACGTGGTTACGGAACAACCTTAGGTAACTCTCTTCGTCGTGTACTTTTATCATCTCTTCCAGGTGCTGCTGTTACCTCGATTAAGATTGATGGAGTACTTCACGAGTTTGATACTGTGCCTGGAGTACGTGAAGATGTAATGCAAATTATTCTTAACGTCAAAGGACTTGCTGTAAAATCTTACGTCGAAGACGAAAAAATTATTGAACTTGATGTCCAAGGACCAGCTGAAGTTACTGCTGGAGATATCTTGACTGATAGCGATATTGAGATTGTTAACTCAGATCATTATCTGTTTACAATCGCTGAAGGTGCTTCTTTTAAAGCTAGCATGACAGTAGCTACAAATCGTGGTTACGTTGCTGCAGAAGGTAATAAAAAAGATGATGCACCAGTAGGCACATTGGCTGTAGACTCTATCTACACTCCAGTGAAAAAAGTTAACTATCAAGTTGAACCTGCTCGTGTAGGTAGTAATGATGGCTTTGATAAATTAACTGTTGAAATCATGACTAATGGCACAATTATTCCTGAAGATGCATTAGGTCTTTCTGCTCGTGTATTGATTGAACACTTAAATCTCTTTACAGATTTAACTGAGGTTGCTAAAACTACTGATGTTATGAAAGAGACAGAGTCAGTTAACGATGAGAAAGTTCTTGATCGTACTATTGAAGAATTAGATTTGTCAGTTCGTTCTTATAACTGTTTGAAACGTGCAGGTATTAACACTGTTCACGATTTAACAGAGAAGAGTGAACCAGAAATGATGAAAGTCCGTAACCTTGGTCGTAAGAGCCTTGAAGAAGTTAAGGTTAAACTTGCTGATTTAGGGTTAGGACTAAAAAACGATAAATAAAATAGGAGGATAACATGGCTTACCGTAAACTAGGACGCACTAGCTCACAACGTAAAGCAATGTTGCGTGATTTGACTACAGATCTTTTGATTAACGAATCAATCGTAACTACTGAAGCTCGTGCTAAAGAAATTCGTAAAACCGTTGAAAAAATGATTACTCTTGGTAAACGTGGTGATTTGCACGCACGTCGTCAAGCAGCAACATTTGTTCGTAACGAAATTGCATCAGAAAACTATGATGAAGCAACTGATAAATATACATCAACAACTGCTCTTCAAAAATTGTTCTCTGAGTTAGCACCACGTTACGCAGAACGTAACGGTGGATACACTCGTATCCTTAAAACAGAACCACGTCGTGGTGATGCTGCCCCAATGGCAATTATTGAACTTGTTTAATTTTTATCAATTTTGTTGAGTGTTATGATGATGGAAGGAGGATTCCTTCTTAGTCTAGCTCTGGTCTACCACTGGGATTTAATCCCAGTGGGAACACTCATCATATTATGGTAAAGGTAACGCTTGTTTACGAAAGACTTCTAATTCAAAAGTCTTTCGTAAGCAGGCGTTTTTTGGCTCTTCGTCAACTGTAGTGGGTGACTTATAGCTAACATCTAGAGAGAGTCGTTCCGGTTCTCTCTATTTGTCTCTTTCCGGTTTTCGAGAGACAACCTAAAAGGGTCACTCCCCTGACCCTTTTAGTATTCAAAGCAATGAGTATTTTCGTTTTAAAGTTTTTGAACTTCCGGAATCCAAAAGCTTGTCGCTTGATATCTTTGATCAGTTTGTTGGTTGCCTCGAGCTTCGCGTTAGAATAGGGAAGTTCCAAGGCGTTGATGATATAGTCCTTGTATCTCAAAAAGCTTTTGAAGACTGTGTGACATTCTTTATTCATAGTATCCAGATGCTCCTCAATCAAGTCAAAAAAGTGGCTAGCTTGTTTCTCTTGAAAATGAAACAGTAATAGTTGATATAGGTCATAATAATAGCGCAGTTCCTCAGAGAAAGGTAAGATTTTCTTGACGACTTCCCGAAGGGGTAAGGTTTGTCTAAAGGCCCTTGAATAGAATGTTTTTAGAGATAGGTTGCGACTGTCTTTATGCAACAGCGACGTGTGTTTCTGAAAAGCTATGTAAACTAAATACGTATCTGTCTCAAAGTGAGCTACTGTAGGTTCAATTATTTCTCATTTAAAAGTCTTTTACAGTATTGATATACCGGTAAATGAAGTTAATATTCTTTTAGTTATACTCTCGAGAGATACGTATATTTAGGAAAAATGAGAGAAAAGGGTATGTAATTTCCCGCTTTAACTTTGATAAGTCTCTAACGTTACTTTAAATATCATTCTTATAAACTCTCTGTGGTTTTTTAAAATGATAGGGAAAAGATTAAAATCTATCTGCCTTGCTTTATAACAGTAATCAATAAAATCTTGAAGGTTGTTAGATAATCTTGATTCATAGTTTAATGTCCTAAAGCTGTGCTAAGATAAAACTGCATAAAGATGCATAGAGATTCAGTAGTGAGTTCGATAGATAATCTCGGAAGCAGTAGGTATTTATCATCAAGAATTAAGATTATCTTTGATTTAGATCATATTAGAATTCTTTGTACATTCAACATGTTTTTACCTATTGAGTGATTTAGGGAAGGTACGCATTTCGTCTCGTTATGAATTTGACAGGCATAGATAGAAAGAACGAAAGACATAAGAGAGAGAATCCATCCAAACATGAGGTGATGGAAGAAATGAAATCGAAGTCATGGTTTTTAAAGGAGTGATATGGGTATATTGTTCCAAATTTACACTGTCTAATAAAACTCTATGAGACCTCCAGGAAATTCTGGGGTCAAGTTGATTCCTTCACGAGGATAAACTATGAAGGTGTTTCGTAAAATAGAATATTTACTTATAGCCTCAGTTTGACTTCTCGTAGAGTAGCTATTGCAGACATAGTTTGATTTATCAAAACAAGGAGAAGAAAGACTGCCTCTGCTGAGTGTTCGGGCGTATTATTTATGTTTAAGAATCTTCAGATATAATCGTAAAATCTTTATAGTGGTTTGACTAAGTCCAAGTTTAAATAAAATAATGATAATGAATGGTATGATGGTCTTATTATGAATAAAATCGCATTTCTAGGTTTAAAGTTGTCAGATTTAATTCTCCTCAAAAAACTTCTCAAGCCAACTTTTAGTCTCAAGAAGGAAGTAGGAATTAAGTAGAATCATTTTATCTATGAAAAAACCCGAAAAATTGTAAAAAAGTTATTGACAACCCATAAAGAAATATAGTAATATATAAAAGTTCTCAAAACGCGAGATCACTTCAAGAGCGTCTTCAAAAAAAGGAGAAAAAGTTATTGACAAGTGGCCGTTAGTTTGTTAGAATATAGAAGTTGCCTCGAAGGGGGCGATAAGACCTTTGAAAACTGGATAAAGAAACCAAACGTGCGGGTTACGAAAGTAACCTGTCAAGAAGAAAAATAAGTCAGATGGTAACTGACTGAGCATAGCTCAAACTATTTAATGAGAGTTTGATCCTGGCTCAGGACGAACGCTGGCGGCGTGCCTAATACATGCAAGTGGAACGCAATTGATTCTCCCGTAGCTTGCTACATTTGAATTGATTGAGTCGCGAACGGGTGAGTAACGCGTAGGTAACCTACCTTATAGCGGGGGATAACTATTGGAAACGATAGCTAATACCGCATAAGAGTTGACAACACATGTTGTTAATTTAAAAGGAGCAATTGCTTCACTATGAGATGGACCTGCGTTGTATTAGCTAGTTGGTAAGGTAACGGCTTACCAAGGCATCGATACATAGCCGACCTGAGAGGGTGATCGGCCACACTGGGACTGAGACACGGCCCAGACTCCTACGGGAGGCAGCAGTAGGGAATCTTCGGCAATGGGGGGAACCCTGACCGAGCAACGCCGCGTGAGTGAAGAAGGTTTTCGGATCGTAAAGCTCTGTTATAAGCGAAGAACGGGAGTAAGAGTGGAAAGTTTACTCTGTGACGGTAGCTTATCAGAAAGGGACGGCTAACTACGTGCCAGCAGCCGCGGTAATACGTAGGTCCCGAGCGTTGTCCGGATTTATTGGGCGTAAAGCGAGCGCAGGTGGTTTAATAAGTCTGAAGTTAAAGGCATTGGCTCAACCAATGTACGCTTTGGAAACTGTTAAACTTGAGTGCAGAAGGGGAGAGTGGAATTCCATGTGTAGCGGTGAAATGCGTAGATATATGGAGGAACACCGGTGGCGAAAGCGGCTCTCTGGTCTGTAACTGACACTGAGGCTCGAAAGCGTGGGTAGCGAACAGGATTAGATACCCTGGTAGTCCACGCCGTAAACGATGAGTGCTAGGTGTTGGGTCCTTTCCGGGACTCAGTGCCGCAGCTAACGCATTAAGCACTCCGCCTGGGGAGTACGACCGCAAGGTTGAAACTCAAAGGAATTGACGGGGGCCCGCACAAGCGGTGGAGCATGTGGTTTAATTCGAAGCAACGCGAAGAACCTTACCAGGTCTTGACATCCCGATGCCCGTCCTAGAGATAGGATTTTACTTCGGTACATCGGTGACAGGTGGTGCATGGTTGTCGTCAGCTCGTGTCGTGAGATGTTGGGTTAAGTCCCGCAACGAGCGCAACCCCTATTGTTAGTTGCCATCATTTAGTTGGGCACTCTAGCGAGACTGCCGGTAATAAACCGGAGGAAGGTGGGGATGACGTCAAATCATCATGCCCCTTATGACCTGGGCTACACACGTGCTACAATGGTCGGTACAACGAGCAGCGAACTGGTGACAGTAAGCCAATCTCTTAAAGCCGATCTCAGTTCGGATTGTAGGCTGCAACTCGCCTACATGAAGTCGGAATCGCTAGTAATCGCGGATCAGCACGCCGCGGTGAATACGTTCCCGGGCCTTGTACACACCGCCCGTCACACCACGAGAGTTTGTAACACCCGAAGTCGGTGAGGTAACCTTTTAGGAGCCAGCCGCCTAAGGTGGGATAGATGATTGGGGTGAAGTCGTAACAAGGTAGCCGTATCGGAAGGTGCGGCTGGATCACCTCCTTTCTAAGGAAAACGGAAGCACGTTTGGGATCTTTATTTAGTTTTGAGAGGTCTTTGTGGGGCCTTAGCTCAGCTGGGAGAGCGCCTGCTTTGCACGCAGGAGGTCAGCGGTTCGATCCCGCTAGGCTCCATTAACATCAGACAGATGTTAAGATAGTCCATTGAAAATTGAATATCTATATCAAATTCCACGATTATCGAAAGATAATTGTAGAAAGTAACAAGAAAATAAACCGAAACGCTGTAAGTATTTAATGAGTTTAGATCGTAAGATCAAAGATAAGGTTAAGTTAATAAGGGCGCACGGTGGATGCCTTGGCACTAGAAGCCGAAGAAGGACGTGACTAACGACGAAATGCTTTGGGGAGCTGTAAGTAAGCGCTGATCCAGAGATGTCCGAATGGGGGAACCCGGCAGGTAATGCCTGTCATCACTAGTTGTTAAGACTAGCTGAAGGAAGACGCAGTGAACTGAAACATCTAAGTAGCTGCAGGAAGAGAAAGCAAACGCGATTGCCTTAGTAGCGGC
The sequence above is drawn from the Streptococcus pluranimalium genome and encodes:
- a CDS encoding adenylate kinase, producing MHLLIMGLPGAGKGTQAAKIVDTYGVSHISTGDMFRAAMKNETEMGKLAKSFIDKGELVPDEVTNGIVKERLAESDIKENGFLLDGYPRTLEQAHALDKTLAELGLTLDGVINIDVNPDSLVERLSGRIIHKETGETFHKVFNPPAGEYNEDDYYQREDDKPETVKRRLDVNIAQGQPILDHYREQNLVTDIEGNQEIDQVFKDVKEAIDRIK
- the infA gene encoding translation initiation factor IF-1 codes for the protein MAKEDVIEIEGKVVETMPNAMFTVELENGHQILATVSGKIRKNYIRILVGDRVTVEMSPYDLTRGRITYRFK
- the rpmJ gene encoding 50S ribosomal protein L36 — translated: MKVRPSVKPICEHCKVIRRNGRVMVICPTNPKHKQRQG
- the rpsM gene encoding 30S ribosomal protein S13, with the protein product MARIAGVDIPNDKRVVISLTYVYGIGLTTSKKILAAAGVSEDIRVKDLTTDQEDAIRREVDAIKVEGDLRREVNLNIKRLMEIGSYRGIRHRRGLPVRGQNTKNNARTRKGKAVVIAGKKK
- the rpsK gene encoding 30S ribosomal protein S11; protein product: MAKPTRKRRVKKNIESGIAHIHATFNNTIVMITDVHGNALAWSSAGALGFKGSRKSTPFAAQMASEAAAKSAQEHGLKTVEVTVKGPGSGRESAIRALAAAGLEVTAIRDVTPVPHNGARPPKRRRV
- a CDS encoding DNA-directed RNA polymerase subunit alpha, whose product is MIEFEKPIITKIDENKDYGKFVIEPLERGYGTTLGNSLRRVLLSSLPGAAVTSIKIDGVLHEFDTVPGVREDVMQIILNVKGLAVKSYVEDEKIIELDVQGPAEVTAGDILTDSDIEIVNSDHYLFTIAEGASFKASMTVATNRGYVAAEGNKKDDAPVGTLAVDSIYTPVKKVNYQVEPARVGSNDGFDKLTVEIMTNGTIIPEDALGLSARVLIEHLNLFTDLTEVAKTTDVMKETESVNDEKVLDRTIEELDLSVRSYNCLKRAGINTVHDLTEKSEPEMMKVRNLGRKSLEEVKVKLADLGLGLKNDK
- the rplQ gene encoding 50S ribosomal protein L17, whose translation is MAYRKLGRTSSQRKAMLRDLTTDLLINESIVTTEARAKEIRKTVEKMITLGKRGDLHARRQAATFVRNEIASENYDEATDKYTSTTALQKLFSELAPRYAERNGGYTRILKTEPRRGDAAPMAIIELV